A portion of the Bacteroidales bacterium genome contains these proteins:
- a CDS encoding amino acid racemase: MKEKLICIGGGVGPMAGVELHRKIIENTETNGTDQDHLEVHHFSRSHDIGDRTRYLLNEISENPAEGMLRTATVIDKAAQAVNKQPILGIPCNTFHAPEIFNSFLELLKKNNIHAKVLNMITETGKFIKQLFPNVEKIGLMSTTGTRNFRLYNNILELLGFSIIEVPEQMQEELHDSVYNKDWGIKAKSPVSETARNNFLRFAKILADEGAEVIILGCTEIPSALPEQKFNNIPLVNPMTALSRALISEVAPEKLCSIEIND; encoded by the coding sequence ATGAAAGAAAAACTTATTTGTATAGGTGGGGGTGTCGGTCCGATGGCAGGCGTTGAACTTCACAGGAAGATTATTGAAAATACTGAAACAAACGGTACCGATCAAGATCATTTGGAAGTCCATCATTTTTCTCGTTCTCATGATATTGGAGACAGAACAAGATATTTATTGAATGAAATTAGTGAAAATCCTGCGGAAGGAATGCTGCGAACTGCAACAGTTATTGATAAAGCTGCCCAAGCTGTCAATAAACAACCGATTTTAGGCATTCCGTGCAATACATTTCATGCACCGGAAATATTTAATAGCTTTTTGGAATTGTTGAAAAAGAATAATATTCATGCAAAAGTTTTAAATATGATTACAGAAACAGGTAAGTTTATAAAGCAATTATTTCCGAATGTCGAAAAAATTGGTCTTATGTCAACAACAGGTACAAGAAATTTCCGTCTTTATAATAATATATTAGAACTATTAGGGTTCAGTATCATTGAGGTTCCCGAACAAATGCAGGAGGAATTACATGATTCTGTCTATAACAAAGATTGGGGCATTAAAGCAAAAAGCCCTGTAAGTGAAACAGCTCGGAATAATTTTTTAAGATTCGCAAAAATATTGGCGGATGAAGGGGCAGAAGTAATTATTTTAGGATGTACAGAAATACCTTCAGCACTACCGGAACAAAAATTTAACAATATTCCTTTGGTGAATCCGATGACTGCATTATCAAGAGCCTTAATAAGTGAAGTTGCCCCCGAAAAATTATGTTCAATTGAAATTAATGATTAA
- a CDS encoding DUF1573 domain-containing protein, which produces MKIFKLYTLFFLVSIFSLQIFAQSMEAKMIFEKEKHNFGKIKEINGKVEYKFIFTNMGAEPIVIENVHSSCGCTTPSWSKEPIPPGGKGFIKAIYNPHNRPGAFHKTVTVKSNAENSPITLHLNGEVIPKPKGIENIYKYAAGPIRMMKKNIHIPEIYNDEVKSQLIQIINTSNNDITITFNEKRNMPKHLTIVCEPETLKPNEKGTITVTYNAKLKNDYGYVYDRVYLNFNHDNNYNNRMNVSTVIKERFTQEMIDNPPVFTMINDKTYDFGTVKQGDKIEYVFKFKNTGKNDLIIRKTKASCGCTAVQLGNKVIPPGQEGSIKTIFNTRGKRGNQHKSVTVTTNIPDANGQPKRSQIILMLKGIVEVPKTGDN; this is translated from the coding sequence ATGAAAATTTTTAAATTATATACACTCTTCTTTTTAGTATCAATATTCTCATTACAGATTTTTGCTCAAAGCATGGAGGCAAAAATGATCTTTGAAAAAGAAAAACATAATTTCGGAAAAATTAAAGAAATAAACGGAAAGGTTGAATATAAATTTATTTTCACAAATATGGGAGCAGAACCCATTGTGATTGAAAATGTACATTCTTCATGCGGTTGTACAACACCTTCATGGAGTAAAGAACCTATACCGCCCGGAGGAAAAGGTTTTATAAAAGCTATATATAATCCTCATAACAGACCGGGAGCTTTTCATAAAACAGTTACAGTGAAATCAAATGCTGAGAACAGCCCGATAACATTACATTTAAACGGAGAGGTTATTCCAAAACCCAAAGGTATAGAAAATATATACAAATACGCTGCAGGTCCTATAAGAATGATGAAAAAAAACATTCATATACCCGAAATCTACAACGATGAAGTAAAAAGCCAATTGATCCAAATAATTAACACAAGTAATAATGATATAACAATTACTTTCAATGAAAAACGAAATATGCCGAAACATCTCACAATAGTCTGCGAACCTGAAACATTAAAGCCCAATGAAAAAGGAACTATAACTGTTACTTATAATGCTAAACTTAAGAACGATTACGGTTATGTATATGATCGTGTTTATTTAAACTTTAACCATGATAATAATTACAATAACAGAATGAATGTGAGTACTGTTATAAAAGAGAGATTTACTCAAGAAATGATTGACAATCCGCCTGTTTTTACAATGATAAATGATAAAACATATGATTTCGGCACTGTTAAGCAAGGTGATAAAATTGAGTATGTTTTCAAATTTAAGAATACCGGAAAAAACGATCTTATCATCAGAAAAACAAAAGCAAGTTGCGGGTGTACTGCTGTTCAACTTGGTAATAAAGTCATTCCGCCCGGACAAGAAGGCAGTATTAAAACGATATTTAACACAAGAGGGAAAAGAGGAAATCAACATAAATCTGTAACCGTAACTACCAACATCCCTGACGCGAACGGACAACCTAAAAGATCTCAAATTATTTTAATGTTGAAAGGAATAGTTGAAGTTCCGAAAACGGGAGATAATTAA
- a CDS encoding tetratricopeptide repeat protein, translated as MKKFLLFLFVIFLAYLTAFYTTGKKNGCKDPFDFSYLEQKLNDLFDIEPNKIELSDDYVQNGINFMEDENYEEALGQFFEALYEDDNSENNYYIGYTYLLQKDYTNAVGYLNTAINIDSENAKAYRDRGIAKYYQGYYDEAVQDLYFSTELDFEDPVTYYNIALCYEAQNKYEVALQSAETALKYDSVNIDYWFEAAYLALNADKYELAIQYNKSVLKIDTTHKYALVNLGLSYAYTEENDSAIYYYNKVLAKYPDYALPYYYKGFLYQEAGKYNKAVKLYSKAVKLDPYDTDPLWSRGDCYFKLKNYNKAVENYQSVYDLNSEYYNILYQIGECYEKMNNSEQALIHYKKYKDLASSGSTYFNEVDIKIKKLQ; from the coding sequence ATGAAAAAATTTTTACTGTTTCTATTCGTAATATTTTTAGCTTATCTCACAGCTTTTTATACTACCGGAAAAAAAAACGGCTGCAAAGACCCGTTTGATTTCAGTTATTTAGAACAAAAATTAAATGATCTGTTTGATATAGAACCAAATAAAATTGAACTCAGTGATGATTATGTTCAAAACGGCATAAATTTTATGGAAGATGAAAATTATGAAGAAGCATTGGGTCAATTTTTTGAAGCTCTATATGAAGATGATAACAGTGAAAATAATTATTATATAGGTTACACATATTTATTGCAAAAAGATTATACGAATGCCGTAGGTTATCTGAACACAGCAATTAATATTGATTCGGAAAATGCAAAAGCATACAGAGACAGAGGCATTGCAAAATATTATCAAGGATATTATGATGAAGCCGTTCAAGACCTGTATTTTTCAACTGAATTAGATTTCGAAGATCCTGTTACTTATTATAATATTGCATTGTGTTACGAGGCTCAAAACAAGTATGAAGTAGCATTGCAATCGGCTGAAACAGCACTTAAATATGATTCTGTAAATATTGATTATTGGTTTGAAGCAGCATATTTAGCTTTAAATGCCGATAAATATGAATTGGCAATACAATATAATAAATCTGTTCTGAAAATTGATACTACCCATAAATATGCCTTGGTTAATTTAGGATTAAGCTATGCTTATACGGAAGAAAATGATTCAGCAATATATTATTATAATAAAGTTTTGGCCAAATATCCTGACTATGCTTTACCATACTACTATAAAGGATTTTTATACCAAGAAGCCGGTAAATATAATAAAGCTGTTAAATTATACAGTAAAGCTGTTAAATTAGACCCCTACGATACAGACCCGTTATGGAGCCGAGGAGATTGTTATTTTAAGTTAAAAAACTATAATAAAGCCGTAGAAAATTATCAATCAGTGTACGATCTTAATTCTGAATATTATAATATATTATACCAAATTGGTGAATGTTATGAAAAGATGAACAATTCCGAACAAGCACTTATACATTACAAAAAATACAAAGACCTTGCAAGCAGCGGAAGTACATATTTCAATGAGGTTGATATAAAAATAAAAAAATTGCAATAA
- a CDS encoding GNAT family N-acetyltransferase, translating to MKPEKELIIRFADITDLSSITDIYNQAIRTKCATGDMEEFSVDDRIEWFEKFDNKEYPVYIAEIANKIVGYCTLSPYRPGRKAMSSVAEISYYLDYSFHGKGIGTALLKYVIEDCDRIGKESLLAILLDINTQSVGILEKFNFTKWGHFPDIIDIDREKCGHLIYGLKINR from the coding sequence ATGAAACCGGAAAAAGAATTAATAATAAGATTTGCCGATATTACTGATTTATCTTCTATAACAGACATATATAATCAAGCAATAAGAACAAAGTGTGCAACAGGCGATATGGAGGAATTTAGTGTTGATGACAGAATAGAATGGTTTGAAAAATTTGATAATAAGGAATATCCGGTTTATATAGCAGAAATTGCAAATAAAATTGTCGGATATTGCACATTATCACCTTACAGGCCCGGGAGAAAAGCAATGTCCTCTGTTGCTGAAATAAGTTATTATTTGGACTACTCATTTCACGGAAAAGGTATCGGAACAGCTTTATTAAAGTATGTTATAGAAGACTGCGACAGAATCGGAAAGGAAAGTCTGCTTGCAATTCTTTTGGATATTAATACTCAAAGTGTAGGAATTCTTGAAAAGTTTAATTTTACGAAATGGGGACACTTTCCGGATATTATTGATATTGACAGGGAAAAGTGTGGCCACTTGATATACGGATTGAAAATAAACAGATAA
- a CDS encoding carboxypeptidase-like regulatory domain-containing protein, which yields MKVIKFISVLVLFLLLLNFSLKSQIIGGKVVQIHDRKSIPYTTLAIEGTTLGIVTDFDGNFVFEFPGEHLSGNIVVTCIGYKDRIIEIRRISGRLDIVIELEPTNIEIEEVIVEQKSLLPYSIVKKAVDAAYLNYISKPYNYELYYKNIDETSAGETFEREAIVLLHDKKGYKPTSVYKTFKEINYRFLHSKRNFEINNLNFGNTNIDDLLEFDIARHKANILDKRRVYDFDIVIKDEIIYNGDSVWVLAYQCNKPGLIHTGDFSAKTYSGEIFIKKKDYAVLYNNTAVTTKNPSSLSRNLYVDKNANTLKINNASYNFEVYYKKGESSYVLDKITYKISYTYKKSDKGQLKNSESEFKVLNVNIESPQELDIRDYFEDVEFDAGFWAEFNKKG from the coding sequence ATGAAAGTAATTAAGTTTATATCTGTTTTAGTTTTATTCCTTCTTTTATTAAATTTCAGTTTAAAGTCGCAAATTATAGGAGGTAAAGTTGTACAAATCCATGACCGGAAATCAATTCCGTATACAACCCTTGCAATTGAGGGAACAACCTTGGGAATTGTTACTGATTTTGACGGTAATTTTGTTTTTGAATTTCCCGGAGAACATTTATCCGGCAATATAGTCGTTACTTGTATAGGTTATAAAGACAGAATAATTGAAATCAGAAGAATTTCCGGAAGATTAGATATTGTTATAGAATTAGAACCAACGAATATTGAAATTGAAGAAGTTATTGTTGAGCAAAAATCCTTATTACCTTATTCGATTGTGAAGAAAGCAGTTGATGCAGCATATTTGAATTATATAAGCAAACCGTATAATTATGAATTATATTATAAAAACATTGATGAAACTTCTGCCGGAGAAACATTTGAAAGAGAAGCAATAGTTTTATTACACGATAAGAAAGGATATAAACCTACATCTGTTTATAAAACTTTTAAAGAAATAAACTACAGGTTTTTGCATTCAAAAAGAAATTTTGAAATTAATAATCTGAATTTTGGGAATACAAATATTGATGATCTTTTGGAATTTGATATTGCAAGACATAAAGCAAATATTTTAGATAAAAGGAGGGTTTATGATTTTGATATTGTAATAAAAGATGAAATTATTTATAACGGTGATTCTGTTTGGGTTTTAGCATACCAATGCAATAAACCCGGATTGATTCATACAGGAGACTTTTCAGCTAAAACATATTCCGGGGAGATATTTATTAAGAAAAAGGATTATGCAGTTCTTTATAATAATACTGCTGTTACAACAAAAAATCCGTCCTCTTTGTCAAGAAATTTGTATGTTGATAAAAACGCTAATACTTTAAAAATTAATAATGCCTCATACAACTTTGAAGTATATTATAAAAAAGGCGAATCTTCATATGTTTTGGATAAAATTACATACAAAATATCATATACGTATAAAAAGTCTGATAAAGGGCAATTAAAAAATTCAGAATCAGAGTTCAAGGTTTTGAATGTTAATATTGAAAGTCCTCAAGAACTTGATATTAGAGATTATTTTGAGGATGTAGAATTTGATGCCGGTTTTTGGGCAGAATTTAACAAAAAAGGTTAA
- the rocD gene encoding ornithine--oxo-acid transaminase, whose protein sequence is MNSQDYINREDKFGAHNYHPLPVVLKKGEGVFVWDVEGKKYFDFLSAYSAVNQGHCHPKIINAMNEQAKILTLTSRAFYNNVLGEFEEYITKYFGYDKVLAMNTGAEADETALKLARKWGYEKKGIPENEAKIIVCENNFHGRTITIISMSTDPDAYKGFGPYTPGFKTIPYNDLQALEDELKDENVAAFLVEPIQGEAGVYVPEDGYLKKSYDLCKANNVLFIADEVQTGIARTGKLLACDHEGVRPDILILGKALSGGAMPVSAVLADDDIMLVIKPGEHGSTFGGNPVAGKVAIAALEVVKEEKLAENAEKLGKIFREELRKIDSDMIELVRGKGLLNAIIIKPKNGKEAWDVCLKLRDNGLLAKPTHGHIIRFAPPLVINEEQVRKAADIIKETILSFG, encoded by the coding sequence ATGAATTCGCAAGATTATATTAACAGAGAAGATAAATTCGGAGCTCATAACTATCACCCGCTTCCGGTTGTTCTTAAAAAAGGAGAAGGTGTATTTGTTTGGGATGTTGAAGGAAAAAAATACTTTGACTTTCTGTCGGCATATTCAGCCGTTAATCAAGGTCATTGTCACCCGAAGATTATCAATGCAATGAACGAACAAGCAAAAATTCTTACACTAACCTCAAGAGCATTTTATAATAATGTACTTGGTGAATTTGAAGAATATATTACCAAGTATTTCGGTTATGATAAGGTATTGGCAATGAATACAGGAGCAGAAGCTGATGAAACTGCACTGAAATTAGCCAGAAAATGGGGATACGAGAAAAAAGGAATTCCTGAAAATGAAGCTAAAATTATAGTTTGTGAAAACAACTTTCACGGAAGAACTATTACAATTATTTCAATGTCAACCGATCCTGATGCTTATAAAGGTTTCGGACCTTATACACCCGGATTTAAAACTATTCCTTATAATGATCTTCAAGCTCTTGAAGATGAATTAAAAGATGAAAACGTTGCAGCATTTTTGGTTGAACCTATTCAAGGTGAAGCCGGCGTATATGTCCCCGAAGACGGCTATCTGAAAAAATCATATGATCTGTGTAAAGCAAATAATGTATTATTTATTGCTGATGAAGTTCAAACCGGTATTGCCAGAACAGGTAAATTATTAGCTTGCGACCATGAAGGAGTGAGACCGGACATATTAATTCTCGGGAAAGCATTGTCAGGCGGAGCAATGCCTGTATCAGCCGTTCTTGCTGATGATGATATTATGCTTGTTATTAAACCGGGTGAACACGGTTCAACTTTCGGAGGAAATCCTGTAGCCGGAAAAGTTGCAATTGCTGCACTTGAAGTTGTTAAGGAAGAAAAATTAGCCGAAAACGCAGAAAAGTTAGGTAAGATATTCAGAGAAGAATTAAGAAAGATTGATTCTGATATGATTGAACTTGTAAGAGGGAAAGGCTTACTGAATGCAATTATAATTAAACCCAAAAACGGTAAAGAAGCTTGGGATGTATGTCTTAAATTACGTGATAACGGTTTACTTGCAAAACCAACACACGGACATATTATAAGATTTGCTCCTCCTTTAGTAATCAATGAAGAACAAGTAAGAAAAGCTGCTGATATTATTAAAGAAACAATTTTATCGTTTGGATAA
- a CDS encoding DUF262 domain-containing protein: protein MDNTLFGNATIEELEYQVKELQHRYDYNLREWDVEVAVGKFTYKEDAENSFGKIIIPDYQRKYVWKKPMKCDFIESLFLGIPILPLLTYTLDDGNFELIDGVQRLSTIREFVKGDLILEKLQILDKLNGFSFKGLLPARQRKFNAISLRFYILSEKASPGIRADIFKRINSNGEKLTEAEIRKGAFVNNDFYKFVLECIELPIFANLYSSTKKADMQRGDKEELITRFFAYSESYNEFQHSVRVFLNEYIDKKGKKGFNKDEKLNELTRTFEFIKNNFENGFRKSKKSKSIPKVRFEAIAIGVNLALKEDSNIENPNLDWLYSEEFIGKSSHTTSDASNNKSKLTGRIEFVRDCLLGKITNNKLTFAK, encoded by the coding sequence ATGGATAATACATTATTTGGCAATGCAACAATTGAAGAATTAGAATATCAGGTTAAGGAATTGCAACATAGATATGATTATAATCTTAGAGAATGGGATGTTGAGGTTGCTGTCGGTAAATTTACATATAAAGAAGATGCTGAAAACAGTTTTGGTAAAATTATTATACCTGATTATCAGAGAAAGTATGTTTGGAAAAAACCAATGAAATGTGATTTTATTGAATCTTTATTTTTAGGTATCCCGATATTACCTCTTTTGACTTATACATTAGATGATGGTAATTTTGAACTTATTGACGGAGTTCAACGCCTTTCAACTATACGAGAATTTGTAAAAGGGGATTTAATACTTGAAAAATTACAAATTCTTGATAAGCTAAACGGTTTTTCTTTTAAAGGTTTATTACCTGCTCGACAAAGAAAATTTAATGCCATCTCATTACGATTTTATATTTTATCCGAAAAAGCAAGTCCAGGCATAAGAGCAGATATTTTTAAAAGAATAAACTCTAACGGCGAAAAATTAACAGAAGCAGAAATAAGAAAAGGTGCATTTGTTAATAATGACTTTTATAAATTTGTATTAGAATGTATTGAATTACCTATTTTTGCAAACTTGTATAGCAGTACAAAAAAAGCAGATATGCAAAGAGGAGATAAAGAAGAATTAATTACACGCTTTTTTGCTTATTCCGAAAGTTATAATGAATTTCAACATTCTGTAAGAGTTTTCTTGAATGAATATATTGATAAAAAAGGCAAAAAAGGTTTTAATAAAGATGAAAAATTAAACGAATTAACCAGAACTTTTGAATTTATAAAAAATAACTTTGAAAATGGGTTTAGGAAAAGTAAAAAATCAAAATCAATACCAAAAGTTCGTTTTGAAGCAATAGCAATTGGTGTAAATTTAGCATTAAAAGAAGATTCTAATATTGAAAATCCTAATTTAGATTGGCTTTATTCAGAAGAATTTATCGGCAAAAGTAGTCATACAACTTCTGATGCGAGTAATAATAAAAGTAAATTAACCGGTAGAATTGAATTTGTAAGAGATTGTTTACTCGGAAAGATTACAAATAATAAATTGACTTTTGCGAAATAA
- a CDS encoding DMT family transporter, producing the protein MKFFDLNKKLWQWVLLIFVSFVWGLSFILMKRGLESYNEIQVGSFRIFFASIFLLPFLFKRLKKFKRKDLKYILIIGFIGNLFPAILFAKAQTEVNSSLAGMLNTSFPIIVLIIGSLFFGLKAKRHEIVGILLGLLGSVGIVLAGTSNLSGSNNLYALFILLAVIFYSISINVIKYKLPDLDGISITIFSFVIIGPVAGLFLFFTDFGPALATPDYLENLFYIALLALGGSAVSVTLFYLLMDYVDVIFASLSTYIIPLFAILWGLLDGETISLIQILFLGVIFMGVFLVNKNIKNNKKKKSGTD; encoded by the coding sequence ATGAAATTCTTTGATTTAAATAAAAAGTTGTGGCAATGGGTATTGCTGATTTTCGTATCATTTGTATGGGGTCTTTCATTTATACTTATGAAACGCGGATTAGAGTCATACAATGAAATACAAGTAGGTTCCTTTCGCATTTTTTTTGCTTCAATCTTTTTATTACCGTTTTTATTCAAGCGTCTTAAAAAGTTTAAGCGTAAAGACCTAAAATACATTTTAATCATAGGATTTATAGGTAACTTATTCCCTGCAATTCTGTTTGCCAAAGCACAAACTGAAGTAAACAGTTCATTGGCAGGCATGCTCAATACTTCTTTTCCGATAATTGTACTAATAATCGGTTCATTATTTTTTGGCTTGAAAGCAAAACGTCATGAAATCGTTGGTATTTTATTGGGACTTTTAGGTTCTGTGGGTATTGTTCTTGCCGGCACTTCTAATCTTTCAGGCAGTAACAATTTGTATGCATTGTTTATTCTCTTGGCTGTAATTTTTTATTCAATCAGCATTAATGTTATCAAATACAAATTACCTGATCTTGACGGTATAAGCATCACGATTTTCTCATTTGTTATTATTGGTCCTGTTGCAGGTTTATTCTTGTTTTTTACTGATTTCGGACCGGCATTAGCGACACCCGACTATCTTGAAAATCTATTTTATATTGCTTTGTTGGCTCTCGGAGGATCGGCAGTTTCTGTTACTTTATTTTATTTACTGATGGATTATGTTGATGTTATTTTTGCTTCCCTCTCTACTTACATTATACCGTTATTTGCTATTCTTTGGGGATTATTAGACGGAGAAACAATCAGCCTTATACAAATATTATTTTTGGGCGTAATATTTATGGGTGTTTTTCTGGTAAATAAAAACATCAAAAATAATAAGAAAAAAAAATCCGGTACTGATTAA
- a CDS encoding DNA cytosine methyltransferase — protein MVFENNISAIDLFCGIGGLSYGFKKAGIEIKVGIDIDESCQYAFETNCKSKFIIKDISEVKGDELNSLYNKNDTKVLVGCAPCQPFSSYTYKNDKQKDNRWQLLYEFTRLIKEINPVVVSMENVPTLLNFKEAPVFYDFVESLENEGYFVWYKIVYAPDYGIPQKRKRLVLLASKLGDIKLLPPTHTPENYVTVKDAIGKLQKLKSGETSKKDFIHKASKLSDKNIKRIKQSKPGGSWKKDWDDDLKLTCHTSDKGKTYVSVYGRMKWDEPSPTMTTFCTGIGNGRFGHPEQDRAISLREAAILQSFPNDYKFADKEENLKFSKVSKHIGNAVPPKLGEIIGKSIVEHIKKHKNG, from the coding sequence GTGGTATTTGAAAATAACATATCAGCTATTGACTTATTTTGTGGAATAGGTGGGTTATCCTACGGATTCAAAAAAGCCGGGATTGAGATAAAAGTTGGTATTGACATAGATGAATCTTGCCAATATGCTTTCGAAACTAATTGCAAATCAAAATTTATTATAAAAGACATATCAGAAGTAAAAGGTGATGAGTTAAATTCTTTATATAATAAAAATGATACAAAAGTTTTGGTTGGTTGTGCACCTTGCCAACCTTTTTCTTCTTATACATACAAAAATGATAAGCAAAAAGACAACAGATGGCAGTTGCTGTATGAATTTACTCGCTTAATAAAAGAGATAAATCCTGTTGTTGTATCTATGGAAAATGTTCCTACTTTATTGAATTTTAAAGAAGCTCCGGTATTTTATGATTTCGTTGAGAGTTTAGAAAATGAAGGATATTTTGTTTGGTATAAAATTGTATATGCTCCTGATTACGGTATTCCTCAAAAAAGAAAACGTTTAGTATTATTAGCATCAAAATTAGGAGATATTAAACTTCTGCCTCCCACACATACACCCGAAAATTACGTAACAGTTAAAGATGCAATTGGAAAATTACAAAAATTGAAATCAGGTGAAACTTCGAAAAAAGATTTTATTCACAAAGCCTCAAAATTATCAGACAAAAACATAAAACGAATTAAACAATCAAAGCCCGGAGGCAGTTGGAAAAAAGACTGGGATGATGATTTAAAATTAACATGTCATACATCAGATAAAGGGAAAACATATGTAAGTGTTTACGGCAGGATGAAATGGGATGAACCTTCACCGACTATGACTACTTTTTGTACAGGAATAGGTAACGGCAGATTTGGGCATCCGGAACAAGACAGAGCAATATCATTAAGAGAAGCAGCAATTTTACAGAGTTTTCCAAATGATTATAAGTTTGCAGATAAAGAGGAGAACCTTAAATTCAGTAAAGTTTCAAAACATATAGGAAATGCAGTTCCTCCAAAGCTTGGTGAGATTATTGGGAAAAGTATTGTTGAACATATAAAAAAGCATAAAAATGGATAA
- a CDS encoding iron ABC transporter permease, which yields MNKSFLLITVSVLLLILFSFADILIGSVHIPLKVFFNYFTGGELKEQYKTIITEFRIPKMITAVLAGFALSVAGLQMQTIFRNPLAGPYVLGISSGAGLGVALLLLSPISLYIGSAVGIGWMTSIFACLGAGTVLLIIFSVSVRVKDVMTILIIGVLFGSAVSAVVSVLQYFGDQAQLKTYVIWTMGSLSGVTNEQLLVLIPSVFAGLIISLFSVRMLNILLIGENYAKTSGLNLLFAKIIIFTSTSLLAGSITAFCGPIGFIGIIVPHLARMTFKTANHKILIPASAIIGAILILISDIISQLPGYSGTLPINSVTAILGIPIVIRIILKTKI from the coding sequence ATGAATAAATCTTTTTTATTAATAACAGTATCAGTTTTATTGCTGATACTTTTCTCTTTTGCAGATATCCTTATTGGTTCGGTGCATATCCCCTTAAAAGTATTTTTCAATTATTTCACAGGGGGTGAATTAAAAGAACAATATAAAACAATTATTACCGAATTCAGAATACCGAAAATGATAACAGCTGTTTTGGCAGGATTTGCTTTATCAGTTGCCGGTTTACAAATGCAAACGATATTCAGAAATCCTTTAGCCGGTCCTTATGTTCTGGGAATCAGTTCGGGTGCCGGACTCGGTGTTGCATTGTTATTGCTTAGTCCAATCTCTTTATATATCGGTTCTGCAGTTGGTATAGGTTGGATGACCTCAATTTTTGCATGTTTAGGTGCCGGAACGGTTTTACTAATAATCTTCTCTGTTTCTGTTCGCGTTAAAGATGTAATGACTATCTTAATTATCGGTGTGCTTTTCGGAAGCGCTGTCAGTGCCGTTGTTAGTGTACTGCAATATTTCGGAGATCAGGCTCAATTGAAAACATATGTAATTTGGACTATGGGAAGTTTAAGCGGAGTAACCAATGAACAACTATTGGTTTTGATCCCGTCAGTTTTTGCCGGTCTGATAATCAGTTTATTTTCTGTAAGGATGTTAAATATTTTATTAATTGGTGAGAACTATGCAAAAACTTCAGGATTAAATTTGCTTTTTGCAAAAATTATAATCTTTACAAGTACAAGTTTGCTGGCAGGAAGCATAACAGCTTTTTGCGGACCGATTGGTTTTATAGGAATTATTGTTCCGCATCTTGCACGTATGACTTTTAAAACCGCAAATCACAAAATTTTGATACCTGCATCTGCAATAATCGGTGCAATATTAATACTGATAAGTGATATTATCTCTCAACTTCCCGGATACAGCGGAACCCTGCCGATTAATTCTGTTACTGCAATATTAGGTATCCCAATAGTAATCAGGATTATTTTAAAGACTAAAATATAA